In Vanessa tameamea isolate UH-Manoa-2023 chromosome 25, ilVanTame1 primary haplotype, whole genome shotgun sequence, a single window of DNA contains:
- the LOC135194129 gene encoding probable salivary secreted peptide: MKFVLPLLLLALAVFSDAAVVPNAIRNNINIGYVRPGDRLLQRVSVYQPPRANTIQYQDYVYRGNARTRISSIVATEVGARQFASAWITRGGIGYNNVTIRVQSARGYGYNYVIDVWGQ; this comes from the exons ATGAAGTTTGTTCTCCCTCTGTTGTTGTTGGCTCTGGCTGTGTTCTCCGACGCTGCAGTAGTACCAAATGcgattagaaataatataaacattggtTACGTCCGACCAGGAGACAGACTACTGCAAag AGTCTCCGTCTACCAGCCTCCTAGAGCGAATACGATTCAGTACCAAGATTACGTATACCGCGGTAACGCCAGGACTCGCATATCGTCTATCGTCGCGACCGAGGTCGGAGCGAGGCAGTTCGCTTCCGCCTGGATTACCCGTGGTGGAATAGGATACAACAACGTTACGATCAGAGTGCAGTCAGCTAGAGGATACGGATACAATTACGTTATTGATGTTTGGGGACAATAA